From the genome of Pelomonas sp. SE-A7, one region includes:
- a CDS encoding LytTR family DNA-binding domain-containing protein — protein sequence MNTRIKTLIAEDEPLAAESLADWVNELPQLELLGIAPDGPAALEMIRAQQPGLVFMDINMPGMTGLQVLRTLAESEAAGLAQAPAVIFTTAYDEHALAAFELHAADYLLKPFSQERFNEAVEHALQRLHSAGALSEALSQAADAPTEPLTRILVRDQGKIFPINVEAIEYLRSDTKYTAVASRGRQFLVRLPITAFEQRLDTQRFLKLQRSCIVNLDFVESMTPDDNSQLVVQMQDGSRFTASREVSKKLREQSI from the coding sequence ATGAACACCCGTATCAAGACCCTGATCGCCGAGGACGAGCCCTTGGCCGCCGAAAGCCTGGCCGACTGGGTGAACGAGCTGCCGCAGCTGGAGCTGCTGGGCATTGCGCCCGACGGCCCGGCGGCGCTGGAGATGATCCGCGCCCAGCAGCCCGGCCTGGTCTTCATGGATATCAACATGCCCGGCATGACCGGCCTGCAGGTGCTGCGTACGCTGGCCGAGTCCGAGGCCGCCGGCCTGGCCCAGGCGCCAGCCGTGATCTTCACCACCGCCTATGACGAGCATGCGCTGGCGGCCTTCGAGCTGCATGCGGCCGACTACCTGCTCAAGCCCTTTTCGCAGGAGCGCTTCAACGAGGCCGTCGAGCATGCCCTGCAGCGCCTGCACAGCGCCGGCGCGCTGAGCGAGGCCCTGAGCCAGGCGGCCGATGCGCCCACCGAACCGCTGACCCGCATCCTGGTGCGCGACCAGGGCAAGATTTTTCCCATCAACGTCGAGGCAATCGAGTACCTGCGCTCGGACACCAAGTACACCGCCGTCGCCAGCCGCGGCCGCCAGTTCCTGGTGCGACTGCCGATCACGGCCTTCGAGCAGCGCCTCGACACTCAGCGCTTTCTGAAACTGCAACGCAGCTGCATCGTCAACCTGGACTTCGTCGAATCGATGACGCCGGACGACAACTCGCAGCTGGTGGTGCAAATGCAAGACGGCAGCCGCTTCACGGCCAGCCGCGAGGTCTCCAAGAAGTTGAGGGAGCAATCGATATGA
- a CDS encoding head GIN domain-containing protein yields the protein MSTLIRKNAAFMAALLLAGSAAWAQQPQPAQPPALPRGDGQLYSLGPFERLEVAGSATVKLVQGDKDEVYIVGGSELQRSVEVSLNGDRLMIKPTGSWKFWNNTRLQIDVEMRHVGQLILSGATDLHAPGLIKAEELKISISGAGLARFDELACDQLGFSISGAGEGQLRGKVRKLSLNVSGKGKLQAEELQANLAHVSISGIGSAALWVLDDLKVGVSGIGSVDYWGKPAVKRSSAGFSSVTARGEKRPAQ from the coding sequence ATGAGCACGCTGATCCGCAAGAACGCGGCTTTCATGGCCGCCCTGCTGCTGGCCGGCTCGGCCGCCTGGGCCCAACAGCCCCAACCCGCGCAACCGCCCGCACTGCCGCGCGGCGACGGCCAGCTCTATTCGCTGGGCCCGTTCGAGCGGCTGGAGGTGGCCGGCTCGGCCACCGTCAAGCTGGTGCAGGGCGACAAGGACGAGGTCTACATCGTCGGCGGCAGCGAGCTGCAGCGCAGCGTCGAGGTCAGCCTGAACGGCGACCGCCTGATGATCAAGCCCACCGGCAGCTGGAAGTTCTGGAACAACACCCGGCTGCAGATCGACGTGGAGATGCGCCATGTGGGCCAGCTGATCCTGTCGGGCGCCACCGACCTGCATGCGCCCGGCCTGATCAAGGCCGAGGAGCTGAAGATCAGCATCTCGGGCGCCGGCCTGGCCCGCTTCGACGAGCTGGCCTGCGACCAGCTGGGCTTCTCGATCTCCGGCGCCGGCGAGGGCCAGCTGCGCGGCAAGGTGCGCAAGCTCTCGCTGAACGTGTCCGGCAAGGGCAAGCTGCAGGCCGAGGAGCTGCAGGCCAACCTGGCCCATGTGTCCATCAGCGGCATTGGCAGCGCGGCCCTGTGGGTGCTGGACGACCTCAAGGTGGGCGTCTCGGGCATAGGCAGCGTCGACTATTGGGGCAAGCCCGCCGTCAAGCGCAGCAGCGCCGGCTTCAGCTCGGTGACCGCGCGCGGCGAAAAGCGGCCGGCGCAGTAG